The genomic stretch AAATCAATTAACCATTTACTACACTTGTACTTCTCAGGAATCTCCTGGTTCAACGGATCGTAATACCCTAACTCCCCCAGTTCATCAAACCATTTATCCCTTTTCGACTCTGGCAATTTGCTTCCGCACCATGGACAAAAGCCGATAAGTTCATATGTGCCTGACCCGTCATGAATCAGAAAACCGTATTCGTCAAAAATAGAAGAATAATATATAAGCTTGTCAGGGCATTGTAGTGTATCCTTACAGGTCGGGCAGACAAATTCAACCTCCCGCTTCATACGATCGCAACAATACTTCCGGGAGTCTTTCTTCTTTGCTTCAAACTCAATCAGGAGCAACCGGGGAAATTTATTCTCGTCAGTCTTTAAGCTCAAGATCCCAGTCCGATCGCAATGCGTTTATATATATAATTGCAAAAATGAAACTTCCAATTCCCAAAATTGCATAGAGAAAAACATCAAAAATGGAAAGTGGTAGTCCGAAATAGGGACTGATAAGTGCCCCAAGCAGTACTGAAAATCCAAGAAAACCCATCTTCATAAGAAGTATGCCTGAAATTAAAAAACCCAATTTTTTATTTCTGAACAAAGCTATTCCTGAAATGATAAGTAATGGAATAAAAAATGAGAGATCAAAAACAAAGATCGGATTTCCTTCTGGTTGGGTCTTATCTATCATTGATGGAATAATGATCTGCATCCAGGCGATGATGAAAATAACTCCAAGCAACATGATAAAGACCGCAATCGTACGTCTTGGAATATGCTCTGTTCTAATTTCCTGGAAGTATGTTATTTCTATTGAGCCGAAAAATATGATCAAACTATAAAGCGATATCCCAAAAATTGCAACATAAAACAGGAAGAACATATTATAAACTTTATCAAACGCATAAATCCCGTAAGCATATAGCAAATACGAGAGGAGAGCTATCCAAACAAGATAAATCTTTTCTGAAGAATTCCTGAGTTTGAGGAGAACGATCAGAAGCAGAATCGATACAACTAATGACACCACATCCTGGCCGAGAACGCCTGGGAAAAAGTTATCAGGAGTAAATGGTTTGTATATACGAATATTCAAAATCCCGTACAAGGAAACAATAAATGTAAGTATAATAAGTAATGAGGTAAACAGTTCAAGTAATCTTAAATATTTAGTTTTGAGCACGTTATGCCTCCTGAATAAACATATCAGAGATAGAGTTTTTGGAAAAAAGTTCGTCAAGAAATAATCACACCCTGAACAAAGAAGAATATATAAATACAATATATATGAATATATTGGGAACTAATGAATTGCAATAATAATTGACGAATATATGCTCATTTAGAAAAGTTATGCCATGATTAAAATAGGACTTGTGGGTCTATCCAAAAGCGGAAAAACAACGATATTCAATGCAGTAACAGGCAGTGAAGCAGAGACATCGGATTACTACACCGGTGCTACCAAACCCAATCTTGCCACTGTAGATGTGGTAGATGAGCGTGTCGATTACCTCGAAGGGATCTACAAACCTCACAAAAAGATTTTTGCAACAATCGAGTACATTGATTTCATAGGCATCAAGCATGATGAGGTCAAAAAGGAAATATTTTCCAGCGAACTACTCGGTATCATCCGTCAGGTCAACGCCCTCGGTCTCGTGATCAAAGGTTTTGACATACCGGGCTCTCATGCTCAGCCGGAACAGGATATAGAAACCCTTGAAACGGAATTCCTGTTTTCTGATCTGACGATCTGCGAGAAAAAGGTTGAAAGTCTCAGCAAGCAGTATCATAAGGGTGGTAAAAATCCCGATATTGAGAAGGAACTTGCTCTTTTTCAAAAATGCTATGAGTGCCTGAGTGAAAACAAAATGTTGAAAACCTTTGAGTTCTCCGGTCAGGAAGAGAAAATTCTGCGCGGTTTCCAATTCCTCACTCTCAAACCGATGTTCATCATTCTTAATGTGGATGAAGAAAATTTCGGGAAAAACAATAACCTTATCGAGAAACTTGCACCCACATATAAAGTGGTCGAAATAGCTGGTAAGTTCGAGATGGAATTGCATCAATTGGATGATGACGAAGCCCGTGAGTTTATGGAAGAGTATAATATCAAAGAATCAGCAGTAAATAAATTGACTCGAATCTCTTATGACACTCTTGGCTTGATAAGCTTCTTTACTATCGGCAGTGATGAAGTCCGTGCCTGGACACTGAAAATTGGAGAAACAGCTCTCGATGCAGCAGGAGAGATCCACACCGATCTTGCTCGCGGTTTTATTCGTGCAGAACGGTTTACCTTTGATGATTTCAAAGAGTGCGGTTCGGAAAAAGCATTGAAAGCATCGGGAAAATTCCATCTTGAAGGAAAAGAATACAAAGTTCAAGATGGGGATATTCTCTGCATACGGCATAACTAAACACATATGAAAAACAAAGATAAAGAAAAGAAACCAAAATCGAAAATTATCCTCGGATTCATCCTCATTGCTCTTGGAGCGCTGCTCTTTTTCTCCCTTCTCTCATTTACCTACGATGACATCGTTAGTCTTAAGCAGGCGGAATTAACGTTCAAAAAGATCGTTACGCTCGATTTTCCCTATACCAGGAACATGATTGGACCGTTTGGTGCAGGACTTGCCTGGGTTTTCCAGATAATATTCAGTGAACCATTCAGCTTTTTCCTATCTGTTTTCCTTTTTATTACGGGAATTCTCTATATATTCGGCTCAAAAATTGAAAATCTGACGCGCAAACTTGTCTTCATCTTTCTCTTTTTTGTGTGGTTAACCTTATTCTATCTTTCTGTCGGAGGTGCTTTTCCCATTTGTAGAGGAGTAGTCTTTACGTTGATAATCAACAAAATATTTTACCCAATCTTTAACAGTGTCGGTTCAGCAATTATTCTTGGTTTGGCACTATTTGGTACGATCATATTTATCTTTGAAGCGAAGAACATATTGAATTTCCTCAAATCACTTTTCACTCCTTCAGAAAAACAAAAACGAGTAAAAGTCAAGACAAAACCAGAAGCAAAGAGAAAACCTGAAATATCTTATAAAAAGCCAGAAGCAGAACCGGAGTTGCCGACAAAGAAACATAAAAAAGACAGAGCAAAAAAAGAAAAGAAGAAACCGGAGCCTATTGTTACCAAACCTCAAAAAGCTGAAGATAAAGATGACAGCTCTTATCCGCTGCCAAATTATCATAAGATGCTTCAGGATTCCCCTTCAATGACCAAGCAGGCATTGGAAGAAAAAAGAAAAGAGGTCGAGGAGAAAAGCCATCTCCTGCAATCAAAACTTAAAGAATTTGATATCGAGGGTGAAGTGGTAAATGTTAACATCGGACCTGTCATTACTCAGTACGAACTGCGACCTGCACCTGGCACAAAGATCAGCAAATATACATCATTAGCAGATGATCTTGCACTCGCTTTAAAAGCAAAAAGTATTCGTATCGTTGCTCCAATTCCTGGCAAGGATACCATAGGTTTTGAGATACCGAACAATAAATCAGAATTCATCTACTTAAAAGAAGTGCTCGATTCCGATGAGATGAAGAACAATCCATCTCCAACGCTGATTGCACTTGGAAAAGATATCACGGGCAAACCTGTCGTTACTGACCTGAAAGACCTCAGGCATCTGCTTATCGCAGGTGAAACAGGTTCGGGAAAGAGCGTTTGTTTAAATACGATTTTGAACTCCTTCCTTTACCGGGCTCATCCCGACCAGGTTCGCTTAATTCTCTTCGATCCTAAAAAAATCGAGCTTTCATTATATAAAAACGTTCCTCATCTTATAAAAGAAGTTATCACAGATTTTGAGGATGTTGTATATCTTCTCAACTGGGCAGTGAATGAGATGGAGCATCGCTATGATTCATTGGCAAAATACCATGTCCGTGATCTTGCAAGCTATAATGAGATGTGCATTCAGAAGAAAAATGAATACGACCAGATCAAAGATAAAAAGGATGAACTTCCTGATCTTGAAGAACTACCTCAGACCATGCCCTATCTTGTGATCGTTGTAGACGAATTGGCAGATCTCATGCAGAAGATGGCTAAGGATATCGAACGCCCCATCCAGCGTCTCGCTGGAATGGCAAGAGCAGTTGGCATCTATCTTATTTTTGCTACGCAGAGACCTTCTGTAAATGTCATCAATGGCGTAATCAAAGCAAACTTTCCATCAAGAATTTCATTCCATGTTTCTTCGAAAACAGACTCCCGAACGATCCTTGACATCAATGGTGCAGAGAAACTCCTTGGACGGGGTGATATGCTTTTCTCTCCCCTTGGAAGAAAACCCCCGATTCGAGTTCACGGTTCATACGTTGGAACAGAAGAAGCGAAAAAACTCGTTGATTATCTTTCTCAATACCCGCAGCCGGAAATCGACATCAAGCTGCCTACTGATATTGATAACGACGGAGAATTTGCGTATGATGACGACCTGTTTCCGCAAGCAATTCGGTATGCTGTAGAGAAGAAATATGCATCCATCTCGATGATGCAACGAAAGTTCAGGATCGGTTATGCGCGTGCAGGGCGACTGATAGATCAGATGCAGCGTGCCGGTTTTGTGCAGGATGCTGAAGGAAGTAAACCCAGAAAAGTACTCATAGGTATGGACGATCTGGAAAGATTAGGATATTAAATGAAAAAAAATTTAGTCCTGCTTCTAATTATAATGATGAGCATATCACTCTTTGCTAACCAGACTCTGCTTGAAAAATTCCTGAAAAAGAATGCTGAGGTATCGACTTTCGCAGCCAACTTCGAGCAAAGAAATTACTGGCCGGATAGTGATATCGAGCATTTTTCTTATGGAAATTTGTATACAAAAAAAGATAAGATCAAGCTCGATTTTTATTATCCTGAACCGCAAGTGATGCTCGGAACTGAAGATGATCTTCGCTTCTACTTTCCAGAGCGAGAACAACTGATCATACAGGATTGGAGCTACTGGCAAAATTTCATTAATCCGGAATTACTTGCAAAGGAGTATATTGACTTCTGCGAATTGCAATCAACAAGTGTGTATGGCAATGTAACTATTTTTTCATTCAAACCAACAGAGGTTATGAGTGATTTTGCAGAGCTTGTTATCCAATTTTCAAACCAGGATTCCCTTATTGAAGTTATTGAGTATATGGACAATTATGAAAACGAAGTTGGTTTTAAATTTGAGAATAAAGTGGTGAACCAGGTACTCCCGGATAGCATTTTTACGCTGGATATACCCGATGATATTTCTGTTGTTGATCAACGAAATCAATAATTAAAAGGTAAATAAATGATAGTAGTTATAATGGCTGGAGGAATCGGTACTCGATTCTGGCCTTTAAGCACGAAAGAAATGCCCAAGCAGTTTTTGAAAATTCTCGGCGAAGGGTCGATGATCCAACAAACAGTGGATCGAATACTGCCGTTAGTAAAACCTGAGAATGTTTATGTTGTCACAAATGAATCACAGATAACGTTGGTTCATGAACATCTGCCCAAACTTCCTGCTGAAAATATAATTGCTGAACCGATGGGAAGAAATACCGCAGCATGTATTGGACTTTCCGCAGCACTTCTCAAAGACAAATATGATGAATCCGAAACTATGCTTGTTCTTCCAGCAGATCATTATATCGGAAAACCTGAACGTTTCAGAGAGATTGTTACGTATGCTGATGAATTTGTTAAACAACAAAAAAAACTACTTACTTTTGGTATAGAACCAACCTATCCTGCAACCGGCTATGGCTACATCGAATTTGGAAAGGAATTAAATAAGGACCCTCTTCCCATTTACTCTGTTAAGCAATTCAAAGAGAAGCCCAATATCCAAATCGCTGAGCAGTTTATAAACTCAGGTAACTTTGCGTGGAATAGCGGTATGTTCTTATGGGGCATCGATTCGATACTCAATGCAATACAGATACTCATGCCTGAACTGTTTGATTCATTGAAGCAAATCAAATATATTTGGAAAACAGATAAGAAGGGAGTAGGTGATCTTTATTCTCGGCTGAAATCAGTACCCATTGATATCGGCATTATGGAGAAAGCTGATAATGCGGCAGTCGTCCCGATCAATATTGATTGGAATGATATCGGGAGCTGGGAAGCACTTGATGAGATGAAATTAAAGGATAAAAACGGTAATTGTTTTGAAGTGCCGGTTATGAACATAGAATCTCATAATTCTTATGTTTATTCGGACAATTCGCAGAAGAGAATTGCCCTCATCGATGTGGATGATGTGATCATCGTTGAGACGAAAGATGCACTGCTTGTTTGCAGGAAAGAAAAGTCTCAAGACGTCAAAAAAATCGTGGAAATTTTAAAATAGAACAAACATTATGAAAAATAAAGAATTAGTCTTTCGTTTCCCACCATTCCTCAGATGGCTCTCGATAATTGTTGCGATCTTTGCTCTTGTATGGGCACTATATTTTATCACACATGACTTTTACACTGCCGATAAATGGTTTAAAAAAGCAGTTCCTTTTGTTGTGATATTTCTCGTAGGAAATGTGCTTTATAAAAACCTTTTTACCATTAACTCAATAAAGTTTACTGATTATTCAGTAATTTTCAAACCTCTTTTACTAAAAAATATTGAAATCCCATTTGGTGACATAAAAAAAATTGAATACAGTATCAAAGCAGGCAAATCAATAATTCTTACGTATGAGCAGGGAGGAAAATCCAAAACTCTTTTTATTCCACGTGGAATTGATAAGATCATTATCGTTCTGACACTCATCGCAGAAAATGTTCCGAACATCGAGCTCGATGAATTCATGAAAACGGTTATTACAACCAACAAATAACAAAATACTTTAATGAAATTCTTACACATAACCAAAGATAAATTTCTCAGATATATTTTTATGCATTGTAATCAAACACAAAGGAGCAAGTGAATAATGCAAGCAGTTATTCTGGCAGCAGGAAGAGGTAATAGACTTAAGCCTTTAACGGATGAAGTTCCTAAATCACTCGTGGAAGTTTGTAACACTTCATTTCTTGAAAACTCATTAAACGCACTCATCATCCATAAAGAAATAAAAAAGGTCATTATCGTTGTTGGGTATAAAAAAGAACTCATAATCGATGGTTTTGGAGATCAGTATAAGGGTGTTCAAATCGAATATGTGGATAATCCTAAGTGGAACTCGACCAATAATATTCAGTCACTCTGGCTTGCTACCGGTCAAATTGATGATGACTTTATACTCATGGAAGGAGACATATATTTTGAGAGTGAGATACTAGATTTTATTTTCCAGAATAGAGATAAAAATATTGCGTATCTTTCTAAGTATCATTCAAGTATGTCGGGAACAGTTGTTGAAATTGACGAAAAGGGGAAAAAGATGATGTCAGGTGCAATAATTGAGATGGATAAAAGGTTTAATACCATTAAAAGACTCATCCCAGGCAGTGAACAGGACATCCATTTTGAATTTTCAGACAAATATAAAACGGTAAATATTTATTATTTCACAAAGGAATTTTTCTCAGTTTATTTCAAACCAAATCTTGAGATGTATATAAAAACTCATGGCGTGAAAGATTACTACGAACTCGTTCTTGGAACACTGATCTATCAAAAAACCCCGAACATTTATGGGCATATTGTTGACAGAGACACATGGTTTGAGGTGGATACTGAAGATGACCTTGAGATGGCAACCTATCATTTCTCCCGTGGTGAAGATAGGGTTGATTGGCTTTATGGTCTTTATGGAGGACATTGGAGATATGACTGTAAGGATTTCTGCTATCTCTTTAACCTTTACTTCCCACCGCAGGATTTTTACACGAAACTATCCCATGAACTGCCCATACTGATAAATAACTATCCCTCAGCACATCACAAAATTGCAAGTTTACTTTCTCAATGGTATTTTGACGATGGTTTTTCAAAAGACAATTTGATCGTTGGAAATGGGGCATCTGAATTGATTAAGATAATAAATAAAAACCTTATTAATAAGATAACGATCCCTGTACCGAGTTTCAATGAGTATGAAAACCTTGAAAACGAAAAAATCAACTATCTCAATTTAAAAGAGGAAGATGATTTTCTGCTCGATGAAGATGAATTTATCGATTCTGCAATAAAATCTAAAAGTAACTTTGCGTTGATAATCAATCCCAATAATCCAACATCCACCGTTACACGTAAAGAACAGATAATAAAAATATTGAAAGAACTCAATCATCTTGATGGTATTATCATAGATGAATCCTTCATCGATTTTGCTGGTGATAGAGAAAAGTACTCTGTTCAACCTTTTATTAATAATTATCCAAATCTCATAATACTGAGAAGTTTAAGCAAAGAATTCGGGATTCCTGGTCTGCGTCTTGGATATTTACTAACTGCAAATCAATCCATAAAGAGAAAAGTTAAAAAGGAACTTCCAATATGGAATATTAATTCTATGGCAGAGCGATTTCTGGAATTATTCCCAAGATATCAAAAGCACTATAATCGATCCATTGAGAAAATCATAGAGGATCGTGATCAGTTAATTAGTTTGCTCAAGGATGTACCTCATCTTAAGATTATTGATGGAAAGGCAAATTATTTATTCTGCAAACTACTTGGTGAGATCAAAAGTAGAGAATTAAAAGTTCAACTATATTCTAAGTACAACATTCTTATTAAGGACTGTTCAAACAAGACTGCACTTGATGATTCATTTGTAAGAATTTCGATTAGAAAACCAGATGAAAATATCGAGCTCGTGAATGCTTTAAAGGAAATATTATGACTACATGGGAAAACATCAAGAATAATGGTGTGTTTGTAGGTGGACATAGAAAGAACGGTACCACCCTCTTGATAGCGCTACTCGATGGACATCCCGATCTCTTCGTCTATCCTTATGAAACGCACTTCTGGTATGCTTTCTACCCTGTATATTTCTCTGACAATTTTACATATGAACAAAGGAAACAACGTATTATTGATTATGTATTCCATAGTCTCAGGCAAACAATTAAAAAATGGATGAGACTTGATGAGAAAGATCTGAAATGTACGTATAATGAACTGAACTCAATCTTTTCTGAAAAGGTGGATAATTCAGATAGAGATGTTAAAGATTTTCTTGATGCAATAATCTATAGCGCAAGAGAGATATTACCCGATCCCAACTATGAAACGCACAAATATTGGATAGAAAAATGTACCGGATCAGAAATATTTGTAAATGATATATGTAAGATGTATCCTCATGCAAAATATATTCATGTTGTTAGAGATCCAAGAGACAACTGGGCTGTAATAAAAAAAGGCTGGGATAAGCATTATCATACTCAATACGATTCGATGGATCGACTACTCAGAAGTGTTATAGATAGAAATTACATTTCTCAAAAAATGTCGATAGACAATACTAGGATCTATGGTGATGATCGCTATCTTGTAATCCGATACGAAGATATGGTTCATGATGCCATGAAAGTTCTCAAGAAAGTCTGTTTGTTTCTTGATATCAGCTTTGATGAATTATTCACTGAGCCTAGTTTTTGTAAAATCCCATGGGAAGGAAACAGTCTTTCAAACATTCGTTATCGTTCTGTTAGTAATGAGAGAGTTGGCATTCACAAGAATTTACCGTCAGAAGAAATCAAGATTTTGGAATATTATTTTAGATCCGAGATGATCCATTACAACTATGAGCCGATTTATTCTGAGATTCA from Candidatus Cloacimonadota bacterium encodes the following:
- the ychF gene encoding redox-regulated ATPase YchF, whose translation is MIKIGLVGLSKSGKTTIFNAVTGSEAETSDYYTGATKPNLATVDVVDERVDYLEGIYKPHKKIFATIEYIDFIGIKHDEVKKEIFSSELLGIIRQVNALGLVIKGFDIPGSHAQPEQDIETLETEFLFSDLTICEKKVESLSKQYHKGGKNPDIEKELALFQKCYECLSENKMLKTFEFSGQEEKILRGFQFLTLKPMFIILNVDEENFGKNNNLIEKLAPTYKVVEIAGKFEMELHQLDDDEAREFMEEYNIKESAVNKLTRISYDTLGLISFFTIGSDEVRAWTLKIGETALDAAGEIHTDLARGFIRAERFTFDDFKECGSEKALKASGKFHLEGKEYKVQDGDILCIRHN
- a CDS encoding DUF87 domain-containing protein encodes the protein MKNKDKEKKPKSKIILGFILIALGALLFFSLLSFTYDDIVSLKQAELTFKKIVTLDFPYTRNMIGPFGAGLAWVFQIIFSEPFSFFLSVFLFITGILYIFGSKIENLTRKLVFIFLFFVWLTLFYLSVGGAFPICRGVVFTLIINKIFYPIFNSVGSAIILGLALFGTIIFIFEAKNILNFLKSLFTPSEKQKRVKVKTKPEAKRKPEISYKKPEAEPELPTKKHKKDRAKKEKKKPEPIVTKPQKAEDKDDSSYPLPNYHKMLQDSPSMTKQALEEKRKEVEEKSHLLQSKLKEFDIEGEVVNVNIGPVITQYELRPAPGTKISKYTSLADDLALALKAKSIRIVAPIPGKDTIGFEIPNNKSEFIYLKEVLDSDEMKNNPSPTLIALGKDITGKPVVTDLKDLRHLLIAGETGSGKSVCLNTILNSFLYRAHPDQVRLILFDPKKIELSLYKNVPHLIKEVITDFEDVVYLLNWAVNEMEHRYDSLAKYHVRDLASYNEMCIQKKNEYDQIKDKKDELPDLEELPQTMPYLVIVVDELADLMQKMAKDIERPIQRLAGMARAVGIYLIFATQRPSVNVINGVIKANFPSRISFHVSSKTDSRTILDINGAEKLLGRGDMLFSPLGRKPPIRVHGSYVGTEEAKKLVDYLSQYPQPEIDIKLPTDIDNDGEFAYDDDLFPQAIRYAVEKKYASISMMQRKFRIGYARAGRLIDQMQRAGFVQDAEGSKPRKVLIGMDDLERLGY
- a CDS encoding outer membrane lipoprotein carrier protein LolA, with the translated sequence MKKNLVLLLIIMMSISLFANQTLLEKFLKKNAEVSTFAANFEQRNYWPDSDIEHFSYGNLYTKKDKIKLDFYYPEPQVMLGTEDDLRFYFPEREQLIIQDWSYWQNFINPELLAKEYIDFCELQSTSVYGNVTIFSFKPTEVMSDFAELVIQFSNQDSLIEVIEYMDNYENEVGFKFENKVVNQVLPDSIFTLDIPDDISVVDQRNQ
- a CDS encoding NTP transferase domain-containing protein, producing the protein MIVVIMAGGIGTRFWPLSTKEMPKQFLKILGEGSMIQQTVDRILPLVKPENVYVVTNESQITLVHEHLPKLPAENIIAEPMGRNTAACIGLSAALLKDKYDESETMLVLPADHYIGKPERFREIVTYADEFVKQQKKLLTFGIEPTYPATGYGYIEFGKELNKDPLPIYSVKQFKEKPNIQIAEQFINSGNFAWNSGMFLWGIDSILNAIQILMPELFDSLKQIKYIWKTDKKGVGDLYSRLKSVPIDIGIMEKADNAAVVPINIDWNDIGSWEALDEMKLKDKNGNCFEVPVMNIESHNSYVYSDNSQKRIALIDVDDVIIVETKDALLVCRKEKSQDVKKIVEILK
- a CDS encoding aminotransferase class I/II-fold pyridoxal phosphate-dependent enzyme, with amino-acid sequence MQAVILAAGRGNRLKPLTDEVPKSLVEVCNTSFLENSLNALIIHKEIKKVIIVVGYKKELIIDGFGDQYKGVQIEYVDNPKWNSTNNIQSLWLATGQIDDDFILMEGDIYFESEILDFIFQNRDKNIAYLSKYHSSMSGTVVEIDEKGKKMMSGAIIEMDKRFNTIKRLIPGSEQDIHFEFSDKYKTVNIYYFTKEFFSVYFKPNLEMYIKTHGVKDYYELVLGTLIYQKTPNIYGHIVDRDTWFEVDTEDDLEMATYHFSRGEDRVDWLYGLYGGHWRYDCKDFCYLFNLYFPPQDFYTKLSHELPILINNYPSAHHKIASLLSQWYFDDGFSKDNLIVGNGASELIKIINKNLINKITIPVPSFNEYENLENEKINYLNLKEEDDFLLDEDEFIDSAIKSKSNFALIINPNNPTSTVTRKEQIIKILKELNHLDGIIIDESFIDFAGDREKYSVQPFINNYPNLIILRSLSKEFGIPGLRLGYLLTANQSIKRKVKKELPIWNINSMAERFLELFPRYQKHYNRSIEKIIEDRDQLISLLKDVPHLKIIDGKANYLFCKLLGEIKSRELKVQLYSKYNILIKDCSNKTALDDSFVRISIRKPDENIELVNALKEIL
- a CDS encoding sulfotransferase gives rise to the protein MTTWENIKNNGVFVGGHRKNGTTLLIALLDGHPDLFVYPYETHFWYAFYPVYFSDNFTYEQRKQRIIDYVFHSLRQTIKKWMRLDEKDLKCTYNELNSIFSEKVDNSDRDVKDFLDAIIYSAREILPDPNYETHKYWIEKCTGSEIFVNDICKMYPHAKYIHVVRDPRDNWAVIKKGWDKHYHTQYDSMDRLLRSVIDRNYISQKMSIDNTRIYGDDRYLVIRYEDMVHDAMKVLKKVCLFLDISFDELFTEPSFCKIPWEGNSLSNIRYRSVSNERVGIHKNLPSEEIKILEYYFRSEMIHYNYEPIYSEIQCVDAVREHYKWFNANQTYSMKPIRTNYDHLDDKNRTRKQK